The Synergistaceae bacterium sequence AGGCGGTCGACCGAGCCATCGACGCGTGCGACGAAAACGGAGTCTCATACTTCATAGTCAAGCAGAACCGATTCAACAAGACCGTAGCCCTCGTCAGACAGGCGCTGGAGGCCGGGCGCTTCGGCCGCCTCTACCTGCTGTCCTCCAACGTCTACTGGAGCCGCCCGCAGGACTACTACGACCTGGCCCGCTGGCGCGGGACCTGGGAGCTCGACGGGGGCGCGCTAACCAACCAGGCGTCGCACTACGTGGACATAATCCAGTGGATGGGAGGCGCCGTCGAGTCCGTCCAGGCCTTATCCGCCACTCTCGCTCGCCGCATCGAGGCCGAGGACACCATTGTCGTCAACCTCAAGTACCGCAGCGGCGCGCTCGGCAGCATCAACGTCACCAATCTCGTCTATCCCAAGAACCTCGAGGGCAGCCTCACCCTGCTGGGCGAGCGAGGCACAGTGCGCATCGGCGGTGTCGCCCTCAACAAAATCGAGCATTGGGAGTTCGACTCGCCCGACCCCATGGACAGCCGGATAGACGAGGTCAACACCGACCCTGACAGCGTGTACGGCTTCGGACACCTGCCCTACTATCGCCACGTACTCGATGCTCTCGACGGCAAGGAACAGGCGCTGCTCACCGGTCGCGAGGGCCGCAAGAGCGTGGAGATAATCCAGGCTGCCTATGAATCCGCCCGAACCGGCGAGGCGGTGAGGTTAAAGGGAAGAAGAGCGAAGGGAAGCCGCTGATAGAACGAGCACAGCCACCATCGTCATCCCGAACGAGCATAGCCACTATTGTCATCCCGAATGAACATGAGGGATCTAAGCAGGCGACACGAACGGACGCTTTTCCGTTCGTGTCGTTCACTTTTCCCGAGGAGCGCAGCGAAGAGGGTCCGCTCAGACTTCCTTTCTGCTGACCCACAGGTTGGCGACCGCGAAGATCGACGTGCCCGCTATCAGCAGGAAGGAGATCGCGTTTATCACCGGGGTGGAGCCGTCGCGTACCTGCATGTACATGTTTATCGGCAGGGTGGCCTGCGACCCCACGGTGAAGACGGTCGTGTTGAAGTTCTCGAACGACATCAGGAAGGCGACCGCCGCTCCACCGACTATCGAGGGCCTCAGGTACTTCAGCGTGACGTACCACAGCACCTCGGCCCGGTTCGCGCCTAAATTGTACGCGGCCTCCTCCAGCGAGCGGTCGAACTTCTTCAGCCTCGCGGAGACCACAAGCGCCACGATTGTCGAGATGAAGGACGACTGCCCCAGCACCACCAGCCAGAAGCCGGGCGCGAGCCACCTGATGTAGATCCCGAGTGCGTCCTCGATCATTATCCCCGCCGTGTTCGCGAACATCAGTATGGATATGCCGAGGATCACTCCGGGGATGACCAGCGGGGCTATCATCAGGAAGTAGAGAGCCCCCTTGAAGCGAAAGTCCTCCTGCTCGAACAGAAAGGCGGCGCAGGTCCCTAGGAAGGTCGAGATGACGGTCACAGCCAAAGCGGTTCTGAACGACGTGGCTATGCTGCGCAGGTTGATCTGGTCTTTGAATATGCCTAGCTTCTTCGGCCCTTCGCCGAAGAACCAGTCGAGGGTGAACCCCTCCCACGGCAGCGACGGGTACATGGAGTCGTTGAAGGCCAGCACCATCGTCACGATCAGCGGTGCGAACAGGATGACGAAGTAGAGGGCCATGAATACGCGAAAACCGATGTCGTATCTCCTGGAGGTTGGAAGCGACCTGATCATTTGACCACATCCTTCAGCTTCTGGCCGGTGAGCTTGAGTCCGAGCCAGATGATGAGCGAGGAGAGCAGCAGCAGTAGGAAGCCGAACGCCGCCCCCTGGTTCCAGTTGAAGTAGAGGATTATCTGGTTGTAGATCTGCTCCGTGAACCAGAGCGAGTTCTTCCCGCCCATCAGGTTCGGCGTCAGGTAGCTCCCCAGCGCCAGCATGAACACGATTATCCCGCCCGAGACCAGGCCCGGCGCGCAGTGGGGGATGATGATCGTGCGCCAGATAGCGGTCTTCGACGCCCCAAGATCGTAGGCCGCCTCGATGAGCGCGTCGTCCAGCGCGTCCATGACCCCTATCACCGGTACCACCATGAAGAGCATGCTCGTGTAGACCAGCCCCATCACCATGGTCACGTCGTTGTACAGCATCTCCACCGGCTTGTCGATCAGGCCAAGCGATACGAAAAGTTGATTGATGACGCCGCTCTCGCGCAGCAGGATTATCCAGCCGTAGACCCTGATCAGCTCGCTCACCCAGAAGGGGACCAGCACCAGCAGCATCAGAAAACCGCTTGCTCGCACCTTCGCGACCTTGGTGATGTAGAAGGCCACAGGCAACGCCAGGGCCATCGCCACGAAGGTCACCAGGATGGAGTAGCCCGCCGTTCGTACGAAGGTCAGCCAGTAGATGGGCTCCTTGAAGAAGGCCGAGTAGTTGACCATGGTGAAGCCGTCGCTGCCCGAGGAGGAGAAGGAGAGGCGCAGCAACTCCAGGTGGGGCAGCACTATCAGCAGGCCGAGCCAGAGGGCCACGGGAGTGAAGAAGAAGTAGAACCCCGCCCTGCTACTCTTCATCGTACATCTTCCAGTCTTCGGCGGGGAAGCAGAGGGAAGCGGACGGGTTCCATCCCACGCGAATCCTGTCCCTCGCCCTTATGTGGTCGAACTGCCTGGTCTGCGGCAGGGCGACGGTAAACTCGTCCGGAGATCCGTCAGGGGAGACCAGCAGGCGGCTGTTGCCTCCGTCGAACAGGATAGCTTTAACGGCGACCGGCAGGGAGTTGAAGCGCTCGTCCTCCTCCGGCGGGTTGATGACCATCGACTCGGGCCGCACGAAGAGGTCGTATGACGCCTCTTCGTCGACGCCGCCGTCCGGCTCGGGGACCTTCAGGCCGAACCGGCCGGAGTAGTTGGCGAGGATCTTCCCGTCGCTCCTGCGCAGAGTCACCGGCAGCTTGTTGTTCGCGCCGACGAACTGGGCCACGAAGGAGGAGCGGGGCGAATGGTAAAGCTCCTGCGGCGAGCCTATCTGCTCGAAGATCCCGTTGTTCATCACGGCGACCGTGTCGCTCATGACCATCGCCTCGGACTGGTCGTGAGTTATGTAGACGAAGGTCGTCCCCACCTTGGACTGAAGCGCCTTCAGCTCTACCTTCATGTGCTCGCGCAGCTTCGCGTCCAGTGCGCCGAGCGGTTCGTCAAGCAGCAGCACCGCGGGCTCCAGCACGAGGCAGCGCGCTATGGCTATTCTCTGCTTCTGCCCGCCGGAGAGCTGGTGTATCTCCTTCTTACCTGAGCCGGGAAGGCCGACCCGCTCGAGCATGTCCTCGACCTTGCGTTCTACGGATGTCCCCTTCTCGCCGCGGCGGCGGAGGCCGAAGGCCACGTTTTCGAAGACGTTCATCATGGGAAAGAGGGCCAGGTTCTGAAAGACCAGGTTCACCGGGCGCCTGTTCGGCGCGACTCCTTCCATATCGACGTCGTTAAGCAGAATCGTCCCCTCGTCCTGCCGGTAAAACCCGGCTATCATCCTCAGCAGGGTGGTCTTGCCGCAGCCGGAAGGGCCGAGTATGGAGAAGAAGCTGCCGTCCTCTACGTCGAAGGATACTCCATCAACCGCTGTGAAGCTGCCGAAGCGCTTCGTCAGGTTACGAATGGAGAGAGCGTTTTGCATGGGCGGTCACCTCTGAAGGGAGACCGGCGACGGTCCTTCGTCCGAAGTCCGCCGCCGGTCCGTTGTATCGGCCTATCTGGCCGCTTTTATCTTGTCGAGGGTCTTACCCTCCATCTCCTCTATGCCCGCCGGAACGGTCGGGTACCAGTTGATATTCGCCAGTACCTCGGGCGGCAGGCCGCGCTCGAAGTTAGCCTTGATCTCCTCGTCCAGGAACTTCACCGCGTCCTTGGACGCAGTCGCGTAGGTCTCGAGGTTGGTGTAAAGTGCCGCGTTCTCCGGGCGGAGCATGAAGTTGATGTACTTGTAGGCCGCCTCCACGTTCTCCGAGCGAGCCGGGATCGCGAATGTGTCGACCCACGCCAGGGCGCCGCTCTCGGGGGCAAGATAGTCGATGTCGGGGTTCTCCGCGTGCAGCTTCCAACCCGCCTGCTCCCACGCCGACGCTGCCCACACCTCGCCGGAGCGAAGAAGCTGAAGCAGCTGGTCGCCGTTGTCCCAGTAGGTCTTGACCGCAGGCTTGCCCTCGATCAGCACCTTCTCCATCTCGTCGAGGAACTTCTGGTACTCCTCGGGCTTGTCGTAGAGGGAGAACGGGTCGTATCCGAGCGAGAAGCCCATGCCTATGAGGGTCGGCCTCTTCATCCTGTAGGAGACCCTGGCCTCATACTTCGGGTCAAGCAGATCCTTGAAGTCCTTGATGTCAGGCGCGAGCTTCCTGTTGAGCACCAGCCCCTCGGTGCCGTAGATGTGCGGCACGGCGTAGGACTCCCCGTTCACTAAGGTGTTCTTCTTGACCGCCTCCAGCAGGGAGGGGTCGATCTGGTCGACTTCGATCTTCGAGTAGTCGATCGGCTGGTAGATCCCGTACTGCTCGACCACGGAGGAGATACGGTCCTGAGACGGCTGGGCGAGGTCGAAGCCTCCGCCCCGGGTCGCCCGCAGCTTGCTGATCATCTCCTCGTTGTTGCTCAGGGTGATCTCCACCTGGATGCCCGTCTCCTCGGTGAACTTGTCCACCAGCTCCTGAGGAGCGTATCCGGACCAGGTGATCACCCGCAGCACGGATGCCTCCGAAACTCCCGCCAGCAGAGGCAGGGTCAGGGCGATGACGCAGAACGCTGTCAACAACCTCTTCATACAAATCCCTCCTATTTTAAAAATATTGGGAAAGCGCCGACAAACCGACCTATGAATCGACTTGTGGCGTCGTCCGCTTATTAATTCTAGTTGCATCGTTCGGTGAAGTCAACAGAAAAATGTCGCCGAGGTCCTAAAGAGAGGTGGCGCCTGCGGCGAACTTATCGCTTTCGCAGGAGGTCCAGGATGAAGATCACGCCCCCGAGGCAGAGGAGGATGTCGGCTACATTCACAGTGAGCGGGCCGACCTTTAACCAGTCTACCACGTGGCCGTAAGTGAGCCTGTCCGCAATGTTCCCGGCGGCGCCCGCATACAACAGGGGCCAGGCGATCGAGCCGCGCATGTCCGTCAATATCCTGTGCATCGCGGCCAGTAGCAGAATGGCGGAGATGCTCATAAGCAGCGCCATGTTCGGCGAGGAACGGAGGAAGGAGAAGGCGACCCCCCGGTTGAAGCGGAGGGCCAGTGAGAGCAGGCCGGCTTTGCCTCCCTCGAGGGTCGCCGGTGTCGGTTCCAGAGTGGCCAGAGCCCACTTGCCGAGGACCAGGTGAGCCGTCAGGCCGGCCGCGAAGAGCGGAAGGCTCGCGTAACGCCTCGTCATCTCCGAGGCGGCGAGTGGAAGTAGTGGGTGTCCCGCTCGTCCTTGTACTCCTCGAAGACTGCCTCGAACTCATGGGCCACTCGCTCGAAGGCCCTGAGCACTGCGGGATCGAAGTGTTCGGGGTTCACCCTGCCGTCCCCCACGAGGATTATCCTCATCGACTCCTCGTGACTCAGGGGTGGCTTGTACGACCTAGCCGAGCGCAGGGCGTCGTAGATGTCCGCTATGGTGGCGATGCGCCCCTCCCAGGGTATCTCTTCTCCGCGCAGGCCGAACGGGTAGCCGCTTCCGTCCCACTTCTCGTGGTGGGTGAGGCAGACGTTCCTGGCCATTTTCAGCCAAGAGGCGTCCCCCAGTATGTCCGCTCCCCACTGGGGGTGCTTCTTTATCTCCTCGAACTCCTCCTCTGTGAGGGGGCCGGGCTTCACCAGTATCCCGTGGGGAATCTTGAGCTTGCCTATGTCGTGAAGGCGCGCAAACAGTGCTATATCGGCCTGTTCGGCAGCGTTCCTACCTATTTCCCTAGCGAGCAGGCGGCAGTACTCGCCTATGCGATCGATATGAGCCTCCGTCTCGTCGTGGTATATCCCGGTTACGAACTGAAGTTTCTCGGCCAGGTAAGCGTAGGACGCCTTCACCTCTCGCCTCAGCTTCTCGCCGTGGACCAGTCCGCCGAGGAAGGATGCGACCGGTCCCAGCGTCTCGATCATGAAAGAGTCCTTCCTCATCGGCCTGTCGAAGGCGATCTCGAGCACTCCCTCCTCCTCGCCCGCCTGGAAGAGAGGGATGAGCAGCTCGCTTCTCACCATGGGGTGAACGGGATAAGCGGTCGGGTGCGCTTGAACGTCCTCCACCCATACGGGGGTCTTCGCCAGGATGCTCTCCGCCGCGGCCAACCCGGTCTTTTTGACGACGCTGTTTGCCGTGAGCTCCCCGTTGTAGCCCTCCCAGGCCGCCAGCCTGAAATAGTCCCCCTCGACGGTTGTGATGAGGACTCCGAACGCGTCGAGATCATACAGAAGGGTGTTCAGCGTGGACGATATGGCACCCTCCACGTCCTGCGACCGAGCGAAGGAGCGGGAGTACTCCAGGGTGCGCTCCCAGAGACTCTCCCTTCCGCGCAGCTTGTTGTTCACCTGCTCCAGTTCCTGGTTCATGGCCTCCGTCTCCTGGTTGAAGGCGGAGAGCTCCTCCTGCTGGTGCAGGATCACCTCGAAGAGGTTTTTGAGGTGGCCCACGAACTGGTTCGTCTCCTTGACCATCGATGGTTTAAAGTCAGAGAAGCGGTTCGTTATGGTAAAAAGTGCCTCTGCGCCCCTGAGGGTGTCCCTGGCGTCTATCTGCGAGAGCTGAAAGCTCATCTCGTTCGCAAGCCTCTCTATTCTCGTTATGCTGCTCAGCACGCTCTTCTGCCAAAGTGCGAGCAGCAGCAGGAGAGCCGCGAGCGCGACGACGAAGAGTGCGCTGGCCGAGAAGATCGATGACACGGACGAGGCCACGAGCGGCAGGAGGGGGTATGCCATGCTGAAAGTGAGGCCGTAGACCAATGACTCCTGCCTCAGCATGACCCATGATCCCTGGTACGACTTGACCATCTCCCATCCTTCCTTGGCCGTATCCTTCTGAAAGATGAACCCGCGCGCCATCAGATGCTTAGACAATGCGGGGGACACCTGCGCCTCTCCCAGCCATACTATCTGTCCGACGTTGTTGGAGATTATCGGTATAAGGGAGTGGTCGCCCAGGCTGTTCAGCTCGTCGAAGTCGAGCCTGATAGCTGCGAAGACATCTTTTCCCATGACGTTGCGCACGCCGGTCAGAAGGTTGCGCCCGTAGACGTCGACCAGGTCGCTCACCTGCCACTCCTTAGACAGCAGCTCCTCCGAAAGAGCCATTCCCTCGTGAAGCCAGCCCTTCAGCACCCTCCCGACCCTGTCGCCATCGAGGACCGCGGCGACGAGCACGTCCAGACCCGTGTCGCAGGTATCCGCCCCTCCTACGATGGCGCGAAGCCCCTCCTCCCTCTTCTCTGCCTGTTTGCGCAGCATCAGGGAGGCCATCTGCAGAGCGTAGTCGCCCTGCTTCTCTATGACTCCGAGCTGGGCCTGGATCTTCGAATAGAGGCTTATAGCGCCCTGGACACAGAATATGATCACAAGGCACAATACGACAAATGAAAACAGGGGTTTTATGGAGAAGCTCAGACGATCCTTCACGGCACCACCCCTCCCGGGCGGGCAGAAGATGATGTATCGGAGGCTGCGCCGCCCCTTGCCCAGTGGCCCGATCTCAGGGTGAATATCTGCCCCCTATGGCGGAGATCTCCGTTTTTATCCACGGGAAACACGCCTCCGATGGTCTCCACTGATTCCAACTCGGACAGAGCGGTGGCGACGGCCTGTTTATCGCTCGACCCGGACATCTTCACCGCCGCGTCGAGCATCGCCACCGTGTCGTAGCCGATCGCCAGGATCATCCGAGGGATGCTGGATGTGTAGGTATTTCTGACGAACCGGACAAACTCGTTACCGGGAGAATCCCAGGCGATGTCCGTGTAGGACGCCGTGAACGCCCCGTCGCCGAGCGGACCCGCAAGAAGGGGAATCCTGTGCGACACGGCCCAGTTGGAGAGGAAAACGGGGATGCCGGGAAAACGGTGGCGCAGTTCCCGCAGCGCCACGGAACAGAGCCAGTCCGGCAGGACAAGCAAAACCGCATCCATGTCCTGCGCATAATCTTGCAGGTCCTCGATGCGAGTCTTCAGATCGCTGCTGAAGGAGACGATCTTTAGGGGCGGGGTGCCTATCGCCGACTGGAAATCTCGGATGAAGTCCTGGACGTGAGAGGCCGCAAAACCGCTGACTATGACGGCATAAGCCTTGATGCCCCTGTCGCGGGCCTCTTCGCCCAGCTCCCTGCCGCCGTTCTCGGGGCGGGGTCGGAACACTAGATCATCCGGCCGGGCAAGGCTGTGCCCGGAGGCCAGGCTTATAAAGGATATGCCCTGTCTCCTGGAGGCGTCCGCCAGTAGCGACGCGAAGGGAGCATTGATGCCCCCTATAACTGCGGCGGATTTTCTGGCCGCCGCCCTCTCTATGGCATTATAGACGTTCATATCGGACTCTCGTGTCGGGATGAAACGGTGTGTCTTCGAGCGAGCATTGAAGAATTCCATGGCCAGGACGACCGACTGCAGTGCCTGCTTGGAAACAACCGCTCCCGAGATATCCTTGTCGTCGTAGAACAGAGTCACCGGCACCTCGAGTCTATCGTCGGAAAAAAAGAAACCTGCGATAAAGATCGCCGCGAAAAGAATACCGACCGCTGCAGCGATGGTTGCAATAGCGCGTATTCTCATAGAACACCCTCTTTTCTCCAGGGGCTTCAACCTGTCCAATCTCGGGCCCGAAAAAGCGGAAACGCATTTTCGAGGGAGAAGATTTGAACAGAACTCGACTATTATAGCAAAGCTTTCACACAATGAGTCTGTCGTAAAAGCCTCCCGAACGACCGCATTATTGACAGTCATGACGAACATATACCGATCAGCCGCATTGTAAAACACAAGAAGCCCCGGTGCAAGACCCATCCTGAGTAGGGACCAAGGTCCCTCCGAGGCTGCGCATCGTTCCGTCATCCCGACGACTGCAGGGAGGAGGGATCTCCCGCTACTCCCTCCTGATGAACCTCGCAAGGTCGTCCATCGACAGGTGCGTCAGCTCTTGCACCGGAAGGGTGGAGAGCAGATCCCAGCCCATGTCGAGGGACTGCGCTATCTCGCGGCTCTCCGTCGCCCCCTGGCTCAGGAATCCTCTCTCGAAGGCCTCTCCGAAGGCCAGCGACTGCTGGTCCGCCTTGCTCAGCTCGTCCGCGCCGACCACGCCGGCGAGCGCTCTCACCTCGTGCACTCTGCTGTATGAGGCGAACAGCTGCCCGGCGAGGTTGGGGTGGTCTTCTCTTGTGTATCCGTGTCCTATACCGTCCTTCATCAGGCGCGACAGGCTCGGCAGTATCTCGACCGGCGGGTAGATTCCCCGCGCCTCCAGCTCCCGCGACAGGACTATCTGTCCCTCGGTGATGAAGCCCGTCAGGTCGGGCACGGGGTGGGTTATGTCGTCGTTGGGCATGGTCAGTATCGGGATCTGGGTCACGCTGCCGCGCCCGTTGCGCAGGACTCCGGCCCTCTCGTACAGTGACGCAAGGTCGCTGTACAGGTACGAGGGGTACCCCTTGCGGCTGGGCACCTCTCCCCTCGCGACCGACAGCTCTCGCAGCGCCTCGCAGTAGCTGGTCATGTCGGTCATTATCACCAGCACGTGCATCCCGAGGTCGAAGGCCAGGTATTCCGCGGTCGTCAGCGCCAGCCTCGGCGTGGCGATACGCTCCACGGGCGGGTCGTCCGCCAGGTTCAGGAAGAGGACCAGGTTGGTCCCGTGCCCCCCGGCGGTCAGCCTGTCCCTGAAGTATGCCGCGTCGTCGTGCTTTATCCCTATCCCCGCGAAGACCACGGCGAAGTTCTCGGCCCCGGCGAGCTTGGACTGGGTCGCGATCTGCACGGCGAGCGAATTGTGCGGCAGACCGTTGCCGGAGAATATCGGCAGCTTCTGCCCGCGTATCAGGGTCAACAGCACGTCGATGGAGGAGATCCCGGTGGAGATGAAGTCCCTCGGGTACTCCCTTCCCATCGGGTTGATCGCCGCGCCTCCCACCGGCCTTCGCACTCCGCCCAGCACCGGGCCGCAGTCGTCCAGCGGTGCCCCCAGCCCGGAGAAGGTCCGTCCCAGCATGGCGGGGGAGAGGGATATCTCCAGCTCCCGCCCCGTGAACCGTACCGAGGTCGCCGCGGGCGAAAGCCCCTCGGTCCCCGAGAACACCTGCACGAGGGTCGCCTTGTCGCTGACAAGCACCACTCGCCCCGCGCGCGGCGTTCCGTCGGGCGAGCGCACCTCGACAATCTCGTCGAAGCTCGCGTGGGGTATTTCCCCCAGCATCACGAAAGGGCCGGATATACTCCTCACTCCGACATACTCGGCATCGCTCATCTCAATCCCACGCTCCCCGCCGCTCGCGTGGCCAGACGCTCGCGGTCAATCTCCATCATTCGCCTGAGCAGCCTTCTCTTCAGGTCGTCGAACGCCTCCGGCTCCTCCCAGGGCAGCTCCCTGAGGTGCGCCAGCTCCACCAGCTCGTCCATCTTCCTGAGTGGCGACAGGGGACATCCACGCGCCAGAAGCCTTTTCGCCCTCTCGTGGAAGTCCAGCATGATGCTCAGGATCGCGATCCCCTTCGGCGGGGGACAGTAGGAGTCCGTTCCGAAGGCCCCCTGCTGCAGGTAGCCGTTTTTCAGCAGCGACGCAGTCAGGGCTGTCAGTTTCTGATCGTCGGGGAGCACGTCCTCTCCTACAAGCCTGATGATCTGCTGTATGGAGTCGTCCTCCGCCAGCAGAGCCCGCGCCTTGTCGCGCAGAATTCCCCAGGAGGAGTCGACGTTGGACTCGTACCAGTCCTTAACCTCGTCGCCGTACTCGCTGTAGGAGTCGGTCCAGCTTATCGCCGGGAAGTGGCGAGACCGCGCCAGCTGCTGGTCCAGCGCCCAGAAGCAGCGGATGAAGCGCTTGGTGTGCCTGGTCACCGGCTCGGTGAAATCGCCCCCCGGAGGGGAGACCGCGCCAATTATCGAGATGCTCCCCTCGAACCCGCCCAGCGTGGACACCCTCCCCGCCCTCTCGTAGAACTCGGCTATCCTGGTCGGCAGATAGGCCGGGAAGCCCTCCTCCGCAGGTATCTCGCCCAGCCGCCCGGATATCTCTCGCAGGGCCTCCGCCCAGCGGGAGGTCGAGTCGGCCATAAGAGCAACGTCGTAGCCCATGTCCCGGTAGTACTCCGCTATGGTGATGCCTGTGTAGATGGATGCCTCTCGCGCCGCCACCGGCATGTTCGACGTGTTGGCTATCAGCACCGTGCGCTCCATCAACGGCCTGCCCGAGCGAG is a genomic window containing:
- a CDS encoding Gfo/Idh/MocA family oxidoreductase, whose product is MRSFALAGCGRISKNHIDTLGELEKEGRAKLVACYDSIPALADSVAEATGCRAFRSIDEMLESVPGGVLTICTPSGLHPAHVETAARHGVHALSEKPAGTSLEAVDRAIDACDENGVSYFIVKQNRFNKTVALVRQALEAGRFGRLYLLSSNVYWSRPQDYYDLARWRGTWELDGGALTNQASHYVDIIQWMGGAVESVQALSATLARRIEAEDTIVVNLKYRSGALGSINVTNLVYPKNLEGSLTLLGERGTVRIGGVALNKIEHWEFDSPDPMDSRIDEVNTDPDSVYGFGHLPYYRHVLDALDGKEQALLTGREGRKSVEIIQAAYESARTGEAVRLKGRRAKGSR
- a CDS encoding ABC transporter permease, with product MKSSRAGFYFFFTPVALWLGLLIVLPHLELLRLSFSSSGSDGFTMVNYSAFFKEPIYWLTFVRTAGYSILVTFVAMALALPVAFYITKVAKVRASGFLMLLVLVPFWVSELIRVYGWIILLRESGVINQLFVSLGLIDKPVEMLYNDVTMVMGLVYTSMLFMVVPVIGVMDALDDALIEAAYDLGASKTAIWRTIIIPHCAPGLVSGGIIVFMLALGSYLTPNLMGGKNSLWFTEQIYNQIILYFNWNQGAAFGFLLLLLSSLIIWLGLKLTGQKLKDVVK
- a CDS encoding V-type ATP synthase subunit A — protein: MRNAGRIVSVNGPVVRASGMREFFMREMVRAGELALLGEIIRLDGDEAVIQIYEETTGLRAGEPVEGSGAPLSMALGPGLLGSIFDGIGRPLGKLLEKEGAFISRGTSIFQLDPDASWEVTPLGKVGDVVTEGTPLAVIRETALVEHRIMTPPGVEGEIVSILPAGFHRGTEAVARLRDGRGRSRVVPMISNWPVRTPRPVAERLLPDEPLLTGQRVIDGLFPISKGGVAAIPGGFGTGKTVTQHQLAKWSDAQIVVYIGCGERGNEMTQVLEEFPVLEDPRSGRPLMERTVLIANTSNMPVAAREASIYTGITIAEYYRDMGYDVALMADSTSRWAEALREISGRLGEIPAEEGFPAYLPTRIAEFYERAGRVSTLGGFEGSISIIGAVSPPGGDFTEPVTRHTKRFIRCFWALDQQLARSRHFPAISWTDSYSEYGDEVKDWYESNVDSSWGILRDKARALLAEDDSIQQIIRLVGEDVLPDDQKLTALTASLLKNGYLQQGAFGTDSYCPPPKGIAILSIMLDFHERAKRLLARGCPLSPLRKMDELVELAHLRELPWEEPEAFDDLKRRLLRRMMEIDRERLATRAAGSVGLR
- a CDS encoding ABC transporter substrate-binding protein; its protein translation is MRIRAIATIAAAVGILFAAIFIAGFFFSDDRLEVPVTLFYDDKDISGAVVSKQALQSVVLAMEFFNARSKTHRFIPTRESDMNVYNAIERAAARKSAAVIGGINAPFASLLADASRRQGISFISLASGHSLARPDDLVFRPRPENGGRELGEEARDRGIKAYAVIVSGFAASHVQDFIRDFQSAIGTPPLKIVSFSSDLKTRIEDLQDYAQDMDAVLLVLPDWLCSVALRELRHRFPGIPVFLSNWAVSHRIPLLAGPLGDGAFTASYTDIAWDSPGNEFVRFVRNTYTSSIPRMILAIGYDTVAMLDAAVKMSGSSDKQAVATALSELESVETIGGVFPVDKNGDLRHRGQIFTLRSGHWARGGAASDTSSSARPGGVVP
- a CDS encoding extracellular solute-binding protein, with translation MKRLLTAFCVIALTLPLLAGVSEASVLRVITWSGYAPQELVDKFTEETGIQVEITLSNNEEMISKLRATRGGGFDLAQPSQDRISSVVEQYGIYQPIDYSKIEVDQIDPSLLEAVKKNTLVNGESYAVPHIYGTEGLVLNRKLAPDIKDFKDLLDPKYEARVSYRMKRPTLIGMGFSLGYDPFSLYDKPEEYQKFLDEMEKVLIEGKPAVKTYWDNGDQLLQLLRSGEVWAASAWEQAGWKLHAENPDIDYLAPESGALAWVDTFAIPARSENVEAAYKYINFMLRPENAALYTNLETYATASKDAVKFLDEEIKANFERGLPPEVLANINWYPTVPAGIEEMEGKTLDKIKAAR
- a CDS encoding ABC transporter ATP-binding protein, which translates into the protein MQNALSIRNLTKRFGSFTAVDGVSFDVEDGSFFSILGPSGCGKTTLLRMIAGFYRQDEGTILLNDVDMEGVAPNRRPVNLVFQNLALFPMMNVFENVAFGLRRRGEKGTSVERKVEDMLERVGLPGSGKKEIHQLSGGQKQRIAIARCLVLEPAVLLLDEPLGALDAKLREHMKVELKALQSKVGTTFVYITHDQSEAMVMSDTVAVMNNGIFEQIGSPQELYHSPRSSFVAQFVGANNKLPVTLRRSDGKILANYSGRFGLKVPEPDGGVDEEASYDLFVRPESMVINPPEEDERFNSLPVAVKAILFDGGNSRLLVSPDGSPDEFTVALPQTRQFDHIRARDRIRVGWNPSASLCFPAEDWKMYDEE
- a CDS encoding V-type ATP synthase subunit B yields the protein MSDAEYVGVRSISGPFVMLGEIPHASFDEIVEVRSPDGTPRAGRVVLVSDKATLVQVFSGTEGLSPAATSVRFTGRELEISLSPAMLGRTFSGLGAPLDDCGPVLGGVRRPVGGAAINPMGREYPRDFISTGISSIDVLLTLIRGQKLPIFSGNGLPHNSLAVQIATQSKLAGAENFAVVFAGIGIKHDDAAYFRDRLTAGGHGTNLVLFLNLADDPPVERIATPRLALTTAEYLAFDLGMHVLVIMTDMTSYCEALRELSVARGEVPSRKGYPSYLYSDLASLYERAGVLRNGRGSVTQIPILTMPNDDITHPVPDLTGFITEGQIVLSRELEARGIYPPVEILPSLSRLMKDGIGHGYTREDHPNLAGQLFASYSRVHEVRALAGVVGADELSKADQQSLAFGEAFERGFLSQGATESREIAQSLDMGWDLLSTLPVQELTHLSMDDLARFIRRE
- a CDS encoding ABC transporter permease, which gives rise to MIRSLPTSRRYDIGFRVFMALYFVILFAPLIVTMVLAFNDSMYPSLPWEGFTLDWFFGEGPKKLGIFKDQINLRSIATSFRTALAVTVISTFLGTCAAFLFEQEDFRFKGALYFLMIAPLVIPGVILGISILMFANTAGIMIEDALGIYIRWLAPGFWLVVLGQSSFISTIVALVVSARLKKFDRSLEEAAYNLGANRAEVLWYVTLKYLRPSIVGGAAVAFLMSFENFNTTVFTVGSQATLPINMYMQVRDGSTPVINAISFLLIAGTSIFAVANLWVSRKEV
- a CDS encoding HD domain-containing protein, translating into MKDRLSFSIKPLFSFVVLCLVIIFCVQGAISLYSKIQAQLGVIEKQGDYALQMASLMLRKQAEKREEGLRAIVGGADTCDTGLDVLVAAVLDGDRVGRVLKGWLHEGMALSEELLSKEWQVSDLVDVYGRNLLTGVRNVMGKDVFAAIRLDFDELNSLGDHSLIPIISNNVGQIVWLGEAQVSPALSKHLMARGFIFQKDTAKEGWEMVKSYQGSWVMLRQESLVYGLTFSMAYPLLPLVASSVSSIFSASALFVVALAALLLLLALWQKSVLSSITRIERLANEMSFQLSQIDARDTLRGAEALFTITNRFSDFKPSMVKETNQFVGHLKNLFEVILHQQEELSAFNQETEAMNQELEQVNNKLRGRESLWERTLEYSRSFARSQDVEGAISSTLNTLLYDLDAFGVLITTVEGDYFRLAAWEGYNGELTANSVVKKTGLAAAESILAKTPVWVEDVQAHPTAYPVHPMVRSELLIPLFQAGEEEGVLEIAFDRPMRKDSFMIETLGPVASFLGGLVHGEKLRREVKASYAYLAEKLQFVTGIYHDETEAHIDRIGEYCRLLAREIGRNAAEQADIALFARLHDIGKLKIPHGILVKPGPLTEEEFEEIKKHPQWGADILGDASWLKMARNVCLTHHEKWDGSGYPFGLRGEEIPWEGRIATIADIYDALRSARSYKPPLSHEESMRIILVGDGRVNPEHFDPAVLRAFERVAHEFEAVFEEYKDERDTHYFHSPPRR
- a CDS encoding signal peptidase II, with translation MTRRYASLPLFAAGLTAHLVLGKWALATLEPTPATLEGGKAGLLSLALRFNRGVAFSFLRSSPNMALLMSISAILLLAAMHRILTDMRGSIAWPLLYAGAAGNIADRLTYGHVVDWLKVGPLTVNVADILLCLGGVIFILDLLRKR